The Paenibacillus uliginis N3/975 genome has a window encoding:
- a CDS encoding carbohydrate ABC transporter permease, with product MQWIRKNMSKLITTGFMGALSIVFLIPLIWMISAAFKYEKDVMRFPIQWIPEKINVAYNFKMVWMGRVPFTDFYFNSFKIAIITTCITLLVSSMAAYSLTKIKFKGRDLVFVALLSFMIIPDQATLIPRFLLVRWFGLYNTHAAIIFMSMFSIYFTFLLRQFMIGISDEYMEASKIDGAGHLRIFSSIMVPLCKPVLATVAIIKFIWTWNDYQNPLIFLLDKDLYTIPLGMTLFRDDYTNNYAIMMTAAVSAIIPLVIVFIALQKQVINGIALGGVKG from the coding sequence ATGCAATGGATTAGAAAAAATATGTCCAAATTGATCACAACCGGTTTTATGGGAGCGTTGTCTATCGTTTTCCTGATTCCGCTGATCTGGATGATTTCAGCAGCCTTCAAATACGAGAAAGATGTTATGCGTTTTCCGATTCAATGGATACCCGAGAAGATTAATGTGGCGTATAATTTCAAGATGGTCTGGATGGGAAGGGTTCCTTTTACCGATTTTTACTTCAATTCATTTAAAATAGCCATTATTACGACCTGCATCACGCTGCTCGTTTCGTCCATGGCGGCGTACTCGCTGACCAAGATTAAATTTAAAGGGCGTGATCTGGTGTTTGTGGCCCTGCTCTCCTTCATGATCATTCCCGATCAGGCCACGCTGATCCCGCGCTTTCTGTTGGTTCGCTGGTTCGGTCTCTATAATACCCATGCCGCAATCATATTCATGAGCATGTTCTCGATTTACTTCACGTTCCTGCTGCGGCAGTTTATGATTGGGATCAGCGATGAGTATATGGAAGCATCCAAAATCGATGGCGCGGGTCATTTGCGGATATTCTCGTCCATCATGGTTCCGCTATGCAAACCGGTGCTGGCTACGGTAGCCATCATTAAATTCATCTGGACATGGAACGATTATCAGAATCCGCTCATCTTCCTGTTGGACAAGGATCTGTACACCATTCCGCTCGGCATGACGCTGTTCCGGGACGATTACACGAACAACTATGCGATTATGATGACAGCGGCGGTGTCGGCGATTATACCGCTTGTGATCGTGTTTATCGCTTTGCAAAAGCAGGTAATTAACGGGATTGCCCTGGGCGGCGTGAAGGGTTGA
- a CDS encoding carbohydrate ABC transporter permease has translation MESIKQSVPKSQREPRKFWTPQKKEALTGWLFLAPEIIGMLFLNVFALGFSLYLSFSDWDLLSGVEGIKFTGLDNYIQMFQDPTIIQALKNNVIYMILTVPIPIAIALVLATLIHNSVFFKDYFKVAFFIPYISSIIAIAAVWSALFHPSLGPINQFLMDLGLSNPPKWLVDPKTSLLSIAIISSWAALGYTIIIYMAGLTNISNEIYEAAEIDGAGVMKKFFSITVPMLRPTTFFLLITMLIGSFKVFDVIAFLTEGGPNNSSTVLVFRIYEEGFKYYNMGYASAISWLLFAIIGLITAVTWKFRNEE, from the coding sequence GTGGAGAGTATAAAACAATCTGTACCAAAGAGTCAGCGTGAACCGCGAAAATTTTGGACTCCGCAGAAGAAAGAAGCTTTGACCGGGTGGCTGTTTCTGGCCCCGGAGATTATCGGGATGCTATTTCTTAACGTGTTTGCGCTTGGATTTTCTCTTTATTTGAGTTTTTCCGATTGGGACCTTCTGTCAGGCGTTGAAGGAATCAAGTTTACAGGGTTGGATAACTATATCCAAATGTTCCAGGATCCTACCATTATTCAGGCACTGAAGAACAATGTGATTTATATGATTCTGACGGTTCCTATTCCGATTGCGATTGCTCTGGTGCTGGCGACATTGATTCATAACAGTGTGTTTTTTAAAGATTATTTCAAAGTCGCATTTTTTATCCCCTATATTTCTTCCATTATCGCGATTGCTGCGGTATGGAGCGCTTTATTTCACCCGTCTCTGGGACCGATTAACCAGTTTCTGATGGATTTAGGGCTGTCCAATCCTCCTAAATGGCTGGTAGATCCAAAAACATCGCTTCTGTCGATTGCTATTATCAGTTCATGGGCCGCTCTGGGCTACACTATCATTATCTATATGGCTGGTCTGACGAATATTTCGAATGAAATTTACGAAGCAGCTGAAATTGATGGCGCCGGCGTGATGAAAAAGTTTTTCTCCATCACGGTACCGATGCTTCGTCCGACGACTTTCTTTCTCCTTATCACCATGCTGATCGGATCGTTTAAAGTGTTTGACGTCATTGCCTTTTTGACCGAAGGCGGACCGAACAATTCTTCAACCGTGCTCGTATTCCGGATTTATGAGGAAGGATTTAAATATTACAATATGGGCTACGCTTCGGCCATCTCCTGGCTGCTGTTCGCTATTATCGGCTTGATTACCGCAGTCACCTGGAAATTTAGAAATGAAGAATAG
- a CDS encoding response regulator transcription factor — protein MFRVMLIDDDVPMLKVLRQMIDWEAHHLQIVGSTYSSAKALHMFEEVQPDIVITDIGLPQTNGIELADRFISMKPDIRVIFLTCHEDFQYAQQAVKLKADDYLIKDQLTAEQLAQSLGKSVRLLKSRVGLINRETARCNSILFRKDLLQRVIDGAPSETTVAYAGQIGISWTYPWFMLGIVSIHFSSFDNRYKQSEYPLILYAIYNIALELSESSEGITPFLEQENIVIMYNFRVNLAQNANLHLHNYLQQLRFKCSHFLKIQPSVIKVTDKVELDTIGPVFQKMVQDKCEFYENTDYIDSDTLHITSQMFQPAPKGFLDGYVSELERAVIRDDLEGISGILQEIIRIAREMSIIPDDFVRELSSMLRGIELIFSSLKFDEDLFAYLALTRTLEDTMELVERKFMLAMKSRHKGAVTTVQEPKLQVIQQFIDQHLADNITSIDMARYLFLNPSYFSRYFKRMTGLTFTDYVHQYKMKVATNMMKMSNQNLESLAVGLGYSDRTYFSKVFKKYVGSTPSEYKARHLARK, from the coding sequence ATGTTTAGAGTGATGCTCATTGACGATGATGTCCCCATGCTCAAAGTGCTGCGGCAAATGATTGACTGGGAAGCCCATCATTTGCAAATTGTCGGTAGTACCTATTCAAGCGCTAAGGCGCTACATATGTTTGAAGAAGTGCAGCCTGACATCGTCATTACAGACATCGGTCTGCCGCAAACAAATGGCATTGAGCTGGCTGATCGATTTATCAGCATGAAACCGGATATAAGGGTGATCTTTCTGACATGTCATGAGGATTTCCAATATGCACAGCAGGCGGTCAAGCTGAAGGCCGACGATTATTTGATCAAGGACCAGCTTACGGCAGAGCAATTAGCACAAAGTTTAGGCAAATCGGTACGATTGCTGAAATCAAGGGTCGGGTTGATTAACCGTGAGACCGCGCGCTGTAACAGCATTCTTTTCCGGAAGGATCTGCTGCAAAGAGTAATTGACGGAGCCCCGTCCGAGACAACGGTGGCCTATGCGGGACAAATCGGCATATCCTGGACCTATCCGTGGTTTATGTTGGGGATTGTCAGCATTCATTTTTCCAGCTTCGACAACCGTTACAAGCAGAGTGAATATCCGCTGATCTTATATGCCATCTACAACATTGCCTTGGAACTGTCCGAATCGAGCGAAGGGATAACCCCTTTTCTTGAGCAGGAGAATATTGTAATTATGTATAATTTCCGGGTTAATCTTGCGCAAAACGCCAATCTGCATCTTCATAATTATTTGCAGCAGCTGCGTTTTAAGTGCTCCCATTTCCTTAAGATTCAACCGAGTGTTATTAAGGTTACGGACAAAGTGGAGCTAGACACCATCGGCCCGGTATTTCAAAAAATGGTTCAGGACAAGTGCGAGTTTTACGAGAATACCGATTATATTGATTCTGATACGTTGCATATTACATCGCAAATGTTTCAACCTGCTCCGAAGGGGTTTCTGGATGGCTATGTTTCGGAATTGGAACGGGCAGTCATCCGAGATGATTTGGAAGGCATCAGCGGAATTCTGCAGGAAATCATCAGGATTGCTAGAGAGATGTCTATCATTCCGGACGACTTTGTCCGGGAGTTGTCTTCTATGCTCCGCGGCATTGAGCTGATTTTTTCTAGTCTGAAATTCGATGAGGATCTGTTCGCCTATCTCGCTCTGACCCGGACGCTAGAGGATACGATGGAGCTGGTGGAAAGAAAATTTATGCTGGCCATGAAAAGCCGGCATAAGGGAGCGGTAACCACGGTACAGGAGCCCAAGCTTCAGGTCATCCAGCAATTTATCGACCAGCACCTTGCCGATAATATTACCTCAATCGATATGGCGCGCTATCTGTTTCTGAATCCGAGCTATTTTTCACGTTATTTCAAGCGGATGACCGGCCTGACTTTTACGGACTATGTGCACCAGTATAAGATGAAGGTAGCTACGAACATGATGAAAATGTCCAACCAGAATTTAGAATCACTTGCGGTTGGATTGGGCTATTCAGATAGAACGTATTTCTCCAAAGTGTTTAAAAAATATGTGGGATCTACGCCAAGCGAGTACAAGGCCAGACATTTGGCACGCAAATGA